Genomic DNA from Leptospira broomii serovar Hurstbridge str. 5399:
ACCTGATAGTTTCCGGAAAAGACGAGGAATCCTTGCTCTTTGTGGACAGGCATTTGCTGCATGAAGTGACTTCCGCGCAAGCATTCGAGGCGTTACGCAATAAGGGAAGAAAAGTAAAATTCCCGAAGCTAACCCTTGCAGTGATCGACCATAATATTTCTACGAAAGACAGGCGAAATAAAGACGCTGCCGGTCCGGTTTCTAGGATTCAAATGGATACGATCGAAAACAACTGCCGGGAATTCGGAATCGAGTTATTCGGTTGGGAAAATCCCGATCAAGGGATCGTTCACGTTCTTGCTCCGGAGCTCGGCTTTACGTTACCCGGAACTGTAGTCGTTTGCGGCGATTCTCATACTGCTACGCACGGAGCCTTTGGAGCCCTCGCGTTTGGTATCGGAACCAGCGAGGTGGAGCACGTCTTGGTCACGCAAACTTTAAGGCAAAGAAAAGCCAAATCGATGCTGGTAAAACTTAACGGTAAATTGGGTAAAGGTATTACCTCCAAGGATATCGTACTAGCCCTCATCGGCAAAATCGGAACAAACGGAGGACAAGGTTACGTCTTGGAATATTCCGGAAACGCGGTAAAGGAACTTTCGATGGATGCGAGAATGACTCTTTGCAATATGAGCATCGAAGCCGGAGCCCGTGCAGGTTTAATCGCGCCGGACGATACAACATTCGAATATTTGAATGGAAAGGATTTCTCTCCTAAAGGCGACGCGTTCGTACAAGCACTTGAATACTGGAAAACCCTATATTCCGATTCGGAGGAAGCCTTCGATAAAATCGTAGAGATGAATGTTTCGCAAATCGAGCCTCAAGTCACTTGGGGAACGAATCCTTCTCAAACGGCCTCCATCTCCGGCGTCGTTCCGAATCCGAATTCCTTCACGGATATTAACCGAAAAGAAACGGCAGAGAAAGCGATTCAGTATATGGGTTTGAGTCCCGAAATGAAAATTAATGAAATCCAAATCGATAAAGTTTTTATCGGCTCTTGCACCAATTCTAGAATCGAAGACCTTAGGGCGGCCGCAATATTGGCGAAAGGCAGAACTGTCCACCCTACGGTGAAAGCGATCGTAGTTCCGGGATCGGGGCGAGTAAAGCGTCAAGCGGAGTCCGAAGGTTTGGATCAAATTTTCTTAGCCGCCGGTTTTGAATGGAGAGAACCGGGTTGCTCTCTTTGCTTAGCGATGAACGACGACATCCTGCAAGAAGGAGAACGATGTGCATCCACATCAAATCGAAATTTCGAAGGAAGACAAGGTCGAGGAGGACGCACGCATCTTGTTAGTCCGACGATGGCGGTCGGTGCCGCAGTCACCGGAAAATTTACGGACGTTCGGGAGTGGAAAGAAATATGAAGGCATGGACTAAACATACCGGGATAATCGCGCCTCTTTATAGAGCCGATATCGATACGGATCAAATTTTACCGAAACAATTCATGAAGAAGATAGAGCGAACGGGTTTCGGACGACACCTTTTTCACGATTGGAGATATTCGGATCCGAACGGTGAAATTCCGAACGGAGAATTCATATTAAATAAATCTGATTATGCAGAGGCAAGTATTCTACTTACCGGGCCGAATTTCGGGTGCGGCTCCAGTAGAGAGCATGCACCGTGGGCATTGTCGGATTTCGGAATTCGAGTGATTGTTGCTCCCTCGTTTGCGGATATTTTCTCCATAAATTGTCCGAAAAACGGAATCGCTTTAGTAATGTTAACGGAACGGGAAATTGCACTATTGCAAAAATGGGTGCAATCCGTTCCTAAAGCGACTGCGAGCGTAGACCTTTTCGAAAGAAAGATCATATTCGGCGAAACTGAAGCAGGATTTTCCTTGGATGAAAATTCGGTACAGAGAATTCGAAACGGATGGGATGATATCGATCTAACTCTGAAAGATTCCCGACTTCTTT
This window encodes:
- the leuC gene encoding 3-isopropylmalate dehydratase large subunit codes for the protein MNPRTLYDKIWEQHLIVSGKDEESLLFVDRHLLHEVTSAQAFEALRNKGRKVKFPKLTLAVIDHNISTKDRRNKDAAGPVSRIQMDTIENNCREFGIELFGWENPDQGIVHVLAPELGFTLPGTVVVCGDSHTATHGAFGALAFGIGTSEVEHVLVTQTLRQRKAKSMLVKLNGKLGKGITSKDIVLALIGKIGTNGGQGYVLEYSGNAVKELSMDARMTLCNMSIEAGARAGLIAPDDTTFEYLNGKDFSPKGDAFVQALEYWKTLYSDSEEAFDKIVEMNVSQIEPQVTWGTNPSQTASISGVVPNPNSFTDINRKETAEKAIQYMGLSPEMKINEIQIDKVFIGSCTNSRIEDLRAAAILAKGRTVHPTVKAIVVPGSGRVKRQAESEGLDQIFLAAGFEWREPGCSLCLAMNDDILQEGERCASTSNRNFEGRQGRGGRTHLVSPTMAVGAAVTGKFTDVREWKEI
- the leuD gene encoding 3-isopropylmalate dehydratase small subunit, which translates into the protein MKAWTKHTGIIAPLYRADIDTDQILPKQFMKKIERTGFGRHLFHDWRYSDPNGEIPNGEFILNKSDYAEASILLTGPNFGCGSSREHAPWALSDFGIRVIVAPSFADIFSINCPKNGIALVMLTEREIALLQKWVQSVPKATASVDLFERKIIFGETEAGFSLDENSVQRIRNGWDDIDLTLKDSRLLSKFEDRYFQERSYLTPFR